The following are encoded together in the Bombus pyrosoma isolate SC7728 linkage group LG17, ASM1482585v1, whole genome shotgun sequence genome:
- the LOC122576943 gene encoding CD63 antigen-like isoform X2, with translation MRLDTQPRDNCLNIVNRCDVVSRFVRLFLTLVEWRKYNVVRCVKYLMFIFNLLFVITGIILLSIGIGIHGVYRSYQHFLDNKFLSVPSLLIAIGAIIFFIAFFGCCGAVRESYCMIVTFTSLLVVVFILEFSGGISGYVLRARASLIIQNKMQDSMQMYKNSSEVLTVWDNLQRDFDCCGTINASDWVTIGHMDKTDIPASCCINEAGVEPKNCSLTSAVVHQGCYNKFLSFVKSHAMQLGGVGLGIAFVQAMGICFSVFLARSIRNSYESV, from the exons ATGCGCTTGGACACGCAGCCACGCGATAACTGTCTAAACATAGTGAATCGTTGCGATGTTGTTAGCCGGTTTGTGCGCCTTTTTTTAACGTTGGTGGAGTGGAGAAAATATAACGTAGTTAG ATGTGTCAAATATCTGATGTTCATCTTCAATCTACTCTTCGTT ATCACGGGTATAATCTTATTATCCATTGGTATTGGGATTCATGGAGTTTATCGCAGTTATCAACATTTCctggataataaatttttatccgTTCCCTCTCTGTTGATTGCAATCGgtgcaattatatttttcatagcCTTTTTCGGATGTTGCGGCGCTGTACGCGAAAGTTATTGCATGATAGTTAcg TTCACGTCGTTGTTGGTGGTCGtttttattttggaattttcagGCGGTATATCTGGATACGTTCTAAGAGCCAGGGCGTccttaattattcaaaataagaTGCAAGATTCAATGCAAATGTATAAAAACAGTTCAGAAGTGTTAACTGTTTGGGATAATCTTCAGCGCGAC TTCGATTGTTGCGGCACAATAAACGCGTCTGATTGGGTAACCATTGGACACATGGACAAGACAGACATTCCTGCCTCGTGTTGTATTAATGAAGCAGGCGTAGAACCGAAAAATTGCAGTCTTACGTCAGCAGTGGTACACCAGGGTTGCTATAATAagttcctttctttcgttaaaTCTCATGCTATGCAACTTGGTGGAGTTGGACTCGGCATTGCTTTCGTTCAG GCGATGGGAATCTGTTTCTCAGTTTTCTTAGCTCGATCGATTAGAAACAGTTACGAGTCGGTCTAA
- the LOC122576943 gene encoding CD63 antigen-like isoform X5, translated as MVTTMKLSLGSRCVKYLMFIFNLLFVITGIILLSIGIGIHGVYRSYQHFLDNKFLSVPSLLIAIGAIIFFIAFFGCCGAVRESYCMIVTFTSLLVVVFILEFSGGISGYVLRARASLIIQNKMQDSMQMYKNSSEVLTVWDNLQRDFDCCGTINASDWVTIGHMDKTDIPASCCINEAGVEPKNCSLTSAVVHQGCYNKFLSFVKSHAMQLGGVGLGIAFVQAMGICFSVFLARSIRNSYESV; from the exons atggttACTACTATGAAATTATCTCTTGGTTCAAGATGTGTCAAATATCTGATGTTCATCTTCAATCTACTCTTCGTT ATCACGGGTATAATCTTATTATCCATTGGTATTGGGATTCATGGAGTTTATCGCAGTTATCAACATTTCctggataataaatttttatccgTTCCCTCTCTGTTGATTGCAATCGgtgcaattatatttttcatagcCTTTTTCGGATGTTGCGGCGCTGTACGCGAAAGTTATTGCATGATAGTTAcg TTCACGTCGTTGTTGGTGGTCGtttttattttggaattttcagGCGGTATATCTGGATACGTTCTAAGAGCCAGGGCGTccttaattattcaaaataagaTGCAAGATTCAATGCAAATGTATAAAAACAGTTCAGAAGTGTTAACTGTTTGGGATAATCTTCAGCGCGAC TTCGATTGTTGCGGCACAATAAACGCGTCTGATTGGGTAACCATTGGACACATGGACAAGACAGACATTCCTGCCTCGTGTTGTATTAATGAAGCAGGCGTAGAACCGAAAAATTGCAGTCTTACGTCAGCAGTGGTACACCAGGGTTGCTATAATAagttcctttctttcgttaaaTCTCATGCTATGCAACTTGGTGGAGTTGGACTCGGCATTGCTTTCGTTCAG GCGATGGGAATCTGTTTCTCAGTTTTCTTAGCTCGATCGATTAGAAACAGTTACGAGTCGGTCTAA
- the LOC122576944 gene encoding CD63 antigen-like isoform X1: MVSGGMACIKYLTFLFNLIFAITGIVFIAVGTVILVVYSGYNNFMDSWFFTGPVLMIVVGVIVFIVSFFGCCGAVKENHCMILTFSVLLLLIFALELGAGIAGYMMSGEVRTMVEHRLNTTMEEYSTNNDIRKSWDIMQHDLECCGMVGPNDWAHVGFPENTVPNSCCKEVPEGSKCDLNSIHIHLNGCMGNLQSATEHNALILGGVGIGIAIIQLIGVVFACCLARSIRREYETVETAAH, encoded by the exons ATGGTGTCCGGTGGAATGGCCTGCATCAAATACCTGACGTTCCTTTTCAATCTGATATTCGCC ATTACAGGAATTGTATTCATTGCAGTTGGCACTGTGATCTTGGTGGTTTATAGTGgctacaataattttatggaCAGTTGGTTCTTCACAGGACCAGTATTGATGATTGTAGTTGGTGTTATTGTCTTTATTGTGTCATTCTTTGGTTGTTGTGGAGCTGTCAAAGAGAATCATTGCATGATATTAACG TTTTCTGTGTTACTGCTTTTAATCTTTGCACTTGAACTCGGTGCTGGAATTGCTGGATATATGATGAGTGGAGAAGTGCGTACAATGGTAGAACATCGATTAAATACCACTATGGAAGAATACTCAACCAATAATGATATTCGTAAATCTTGGGATATTATGCAACATGAT TTGGAATGTTGCGGAATGGTTGGCCCTAATGATTGGGCTCATGTTGGATTCCCGGAAAATACTGTACCAAATTCGTGTTGTAAAGAAGTACCAGAAGGAAGTAAATGTGACTTAAATTCGATTCATATACATCTAAATGGTTGTATGGGCAATCTTCAGTCTGCTACTGAGCATAATGCTTTGATCTTGGGTGGTGTTGGCATTGGTATTGCTATTATTcag TTAATTGGAGTCGTCTTTGCATGTTGTCTGGCACGTTCAATTCGTCGCGAGTACGAGACTGT
- the LOC122576944 gene encoding CD63 antigen-like isoform X2, with amino-acid sequence MDSWFFTGPVLMIVVGVIVFIVSFFGCCGAVKENHCMILTFSVLLLLIFALELGAGIAGYMMSGEVRTMVEHRLNTTMEEYSTNNDIRKSWDIMQHDLECCGMVGPNDWAHVGFPENTVPNSCCKEVPEGSKCDLNSIHIHLNGCMGNLQSATEHNALILGGVGIGIAIIQLIGVVFACCLARSIRREYETVETAAH; translated from the exons atggaCAGTTGGTTCTTCACAGGACCAGTATTGATGATTGTAGTTGGTGTTATTGTCTTTATTGTGTCATTCTTTGGTTGTTGTGGAGCTGTCAAAGAGAATCATTGCATGATATTAACG TTTTCTGTGTTACTGCTTTTAATCTTTGCACTTGAACTCGGTGCTGGAATTGCTGGATATATGATGAGTGGAGAAGTGCGTACAATGGTAGAACATCGATTAAATACCACTATGGAAGAATACTCAACCAATAATGATATTCGTAAATCTTGGGATATTATGCAACATGAT TTGGAATGTTGCGGAATGGTTGGCCCTAATGATTGGGCTCATGTTGGATTCCCGGAAAATACTGTACCAAATTCGTGTTGTAAAGAAGTACCAGAAGGAAGTAAATGTGACTTAAATTCGATTCATATACATCTAAATGGTTGTATGGGCAATCTTCAGTCTGCTACTGAGCATAATGCTTTGATCTTGGGTGGTGTTGGCATTGGTATTGCTATTATTcag TTAATTGGAGTCGTCTTTGCATGTTGTCTGGCACGTTCAATTCGTCGCGAGTACGAGACTGT